The nucleotide sequence CATGAGTTTTCTATTAATCTTCTTTTATTCATTATGACTTTAATTATTACTTCAGAAAATTTTGTCCGTGCATTTTTTGAATGGAAGTTTTCAACGGACCCAAAGCAATCGATCCTATCCCTTGCTGAGGGGATCATACTTATTACAATTGTGCTGATGGTCATTCAGTTTGATGTTTTGACATTATTATTTCAGTAATCGAAGGAGGAAGCAGCGATGAAAAGAAGAAAGATTTCACTTTCACTGATCTTCCTTTTACTTGTATCTTTTATAGGAATTATGTATACATTATTAAATCGACCTGAAAAGATGTATACAAGCACCACCATGATGATGACCATTGAAGAAAAGGAACACTACATAGAACCGGGTAAATACCAAAAAATGTGGGTAATGGGCACGAATGCGAATGACCCTGACAAAAACAAAGAACGGTTCAAGGTTATGATTGGGGATTCCAGGATTTACAACCTGCTGGAAGAAGGGAAGGAATATTTCGTTACCTTTCAAGGAGTCAAAAAAAATGAAGAGAGCGAATATATCTTTACATTTAGCCAAATAGGCAATCCGGAGGGAACCCAAATGAGTGGAGATGGAATAATAGAAGAGTAGGAGTTGGAAGTCCACTATGTTAAAGAACAAAAGATTTTTGATTGTAGCCGTCATTTTTTTCTTTCTATCGATTGCACTCAACTTTCCTTTCCCTCACGAATATCCTATTGGACAGGAATTGAGTTCAGCTTTGAATTTTCCAATCAAAACTATTAATGGTGTTAATTATATCGGGATCACAGGTCTGGTTTTATTCGGCATTAGCTTATTTTTCCTCGTGAAATCGCTAGAAAAATTCCATCTCCGTATGGTCTTAATCGCTTTTTTAATGGTGGTCTTCCTGCCGATGGAAATGGTAAGTGCATATCAGAAAACGTTTGCGACAGGTATAAACGCCGTCGAGTACGAGAGAAAGAGCAGCATGTGCCTATTCGAGATGAAAGACGAAATCACACTATACGCTAACTGCCAGCTCCCATTTGAAAATCACAGCAATCAAGCAGTCCAATTCAACATCGAATTCTATGAAAAATACCTATTCGAAGATGATTATCCGATGCTATCTCTCTTGAATGATGGAGGCCCATATGAAGTCATTCTTCATGGAAAAGAGAGAAAAGTAGTCACAATTGAGACTGAGATTGACTTATCCAAATCAGGAAGAGGTTCATTGAGCGGGGAAGCCTGGGGGGTCAATATTAAGATTAAAGATGGGGATAGGGTCAGGAAATTATAATGTAAAACGTTGGGTGAAGAATGCCTAATAGTTATAAGGAATGCCAGGTGTTATGCTCCTGGCATTTTATTCATTGTCTTATCATGGTGGAATGTAAATTTGTTCTTTCCTGACCTTTTCGATGTATAGAGTGCTTCATCGGCATAGCTTATAACAGTAAATGGGTCTTGATCGTGGGCGGGCCAATTAGCGATACCGATACTGCATCCGACATAGATTTCGGTATCTACCATATCATAAGGCTTGTTTACGTTTTGAATCAGCTTATTAGCAATTTTTGAAATAAATAATTCCGGAGTGTCATTGGCTACTTCAACAATAACAAGGAATTCATCTCCACCAAGCCTGAAGATTTTATCTTCTTTACGAATGCTTTCTATTAATCTAAATGCTACTTCCTTTAGCAGCTCGTCACCAGTATGATGACCATAAAGGTCATTAACATTTTTAAAGCCATCCAAATCTAAATATAAAAAGGAAAGCTGATTTTTAGCAAAAACGGCCTCCTTAATAAAGTGATCAAGGGCAACGCGGTTCCCAAGTCCAGTAAGGAGGTCATTGTGCGCTAGTGTTTCCATTTTCCCTAAGTTTGATTCTGTAATAACCAAGGAGTCCACAAGCTCCCCAAGAGAACCTGAGAGAACTTCGAGATCTTTAATACCTTTAATATATGGGATATGTACTTTATCACCCAATCTTAGGCTATGGGCAGCTTTTGAAATTTTCCTTAAAGGGTTCGTAATAAAACCTGCGAGCACCCAGCCAATCAAAGCAAAGAATATAGCGGCCATCGTCCCGAGTTTCAATATATAAGACTTTAAGCTCTCAACGGGAGCGAATGCATTTTCTTCAGGTATGCGGACAATAACCGTCCAGCCAAGCCCATCATAATCATTATACCCATCACCAATTGCAAACCCTGATAAGTAGTTTTTTCCGTCAGGCCATTTCTCGACTAGCCAGCTATTTTCTCCCTTCCTTGCATTTTGTAGACTATTAATCTTAAGCGGCATGCCAATCATATTTTTAGGACCAAGAAGGACAGTATCGTCACTTTTGCTCACGATGAAGATTTCCGCTCCAGTCAATTCATCCTTTAGTGGCTCAACAATTTCATCCTGCATCTGTTTAGACCACTCCCAGCTAAGGTGGGCTGCCAAAATACCAGTCAGATTTCCGTTTTCATCAACTATCGGCTTACTGATGTCAACGAATTGTATCGGTTCTCCCGTAGGATTAGGCAGCAAATTCGCAAGCAGGACGGCATTATGGACATCACCAATGAAAAGCCCTTTTTTTCCCTCCAGGTAAACTGGACGTTTTGAAATATCTGATCCTACCAAAATCTTGTCTGTTGCTGCAAGTACTTCTCCGTCTTCATCCGTCAGTCCAATCCACGAAAAGACGGGAACGCTTGCCTTAAGTTGGTCTAGCAGTATTTGTGCATTTCCAATGTTACCAGCGTTTTTAATATCGTCAATTTGACTTAAAACCTCTACCTCTCCAATTCGTGACCACATAAATGAATCTAGTTTATCAGCCATATGAAAAGCGGTTGTTGATAAACTGTTTCCTATTTCTCTTTTAATTATATCTCCTGAATGCTTGCTAATCGTTATACTTAACAGCATCGCAAGGGCAATAATGATCACCCCAAAAGTTAATGCAACATAAGTTCGAAGGTTAATCTTCACTCGATAAAATCCTTTCTAATACCAAAACTAAAAATCCTCTACCTAGATATTTCGACATATTTTTCGTTTTTTCAAGACTCAATATCAAAAAAATATATTTTCATGAGAAACAAAAGACAAAGTCAGCTGCAAAATTAGGCAGTGAAAGGAACAAAGTTTTAAAAAAAGAGCCTTTAATTATCAGGGAAAACAGGAATTACAATCTACTTACGCGAATAGCTAGGGAAGAGAGTGGGAATTCTCAAAACAGATTTGTACTACAGGAGTTGTTGTGGATGAAGAAGGCGTGGCTAGCAGGATTGTTGTCAGGTATGGCTCTTGGCCTGTTCTTAGGTGTAATTGAATACGTTTTTAATATAAAAGTGTATACATTATTGGTGAATGTAGATTATGTTCCTGTTTTAAAGGAGTTCGCTTTACCAGGAATAGTTGAGTTTGGCTTACACTTGATCATTTCCGTTGCTCTCGCGGCTGGAGTTGAGTTTTACGCTACGAAAAGGGAGATAGAATTGGAAAGTAAATTTCGTTTAATTTTCATGATCAGCTTAATCATTGGTCTGGCCCTTTATCCAACAACTGTCTTGTCAAATAGGACACCGCCGATCTCCAGTCTATACTCATTCGTATTTTGGATGCTTGGCCATGGCCTGTATGGTCTAATCCTTGGATTGTTGTTAACCCCTGCGAAGAAGAGAGGAAGTTTGCCAAGAAAGTACTTTTATGTTCTGTCGACTCTGATCTTAGCTATAACATTCCTTGCCAGGTGGGATGATAACCGTGAGAAGAACTTAACGGAAGTCCTTGATTCCAAACAAATCGAAAGAGTCTTGTTTACACAACGGTCTTTAGAGAATGATATGGGACAATACAATCGAAAATTATCCGATAAAGATGCCATTGAAGAACTGATCAGCTTTTTAAGTCAATACAAAGTTATTAAGGTAGGAGACCGGAACTTCCATTCCGAATATCCTGAAGAACAATTCCAATTTCTACTGAAGTATAAAGACAACCGAATTACGATGCCAGCGTTGATTGAGAGGAATGTTTTACTAAATGACATGTATCAGTATAAGATCACAAACGGCCCTTTTGATTATGAATGGATGGAAGATTTTTTAAAAAGGAAGGGAGAAGAATTGTAACTAAATGGTTCATTACACATTTAGTTGAAACCTTTTTTCACTTCTGATGCGTATTTCAAATGATCTAATCTTTTGACTTAAGGTGCGTTAAATAAACCGTATTCCCACTAAAATAAATAAAATGATAGTGACTTTTATTAAGGAATCTGTTCACTTAAAGGTGAAAGTGTGGATCGATGAGATGGGATAATCAACCACAAAACCGTGTCAGAATAAACCGCAGACGCAGTCAGCCAGACGAGCAGTAATAAGAATATAGTCAGAACAATGTCATTATTTTCACCTTATTAAAAGCTCAGGATATCCCTGAGCTTTTAATAATGCTTGGTTGAACGAATAATGCATAAATGAAGGTTCATTTAGGATTACGGCAAATAAACGCTTTTAAAAGGCGTTTATTTATCTGTACCTTCAATGAGTATATAAATCTCGGCAAAATGCCCTATTAATCTTTTGAATCTACCTTCCTATCAACTTCCTTAATTACTTCCATATAAAAACTGATCGCATTCAGGTAGTTGTCAATACTAATATGCTCGTTCGTTCCATGCATCCTGTTAAGATCCTCCGATGTCAGCTGGACAGGGAGGAACCGGTACGTGTTTTCGGCGATGCTGTCGTAATGTTTGGCATCAGAACCTGCAAACATCAGATAGGGGGCTATGACCGCTTCGTCATAAACATTTTTCGCGCTTTGCTGGATCGATCTGAAATGCCAGCTGTCAACATTAGATACTCCAGAAGCCTCTGAGCCTTCAATTGTCACTTTGATTGCATCGTCGTCAATCGTTTCTTCTATAAATTCCTTCACTTCCTCCAACGAATCACCCGGCATAAGGCGTAAGTTGATGATGGCCGAAGCTTTCTCTGGAAGGGCGTTGTACTGCTCGCCGGCATGGAAAATCGTTGGTGCAATCGTCGTCCTGATCAGCGCGGCAGAAGCGGGCTGCTGCAGAAGGATTTTTTCAATGATTGGTTCGAAAATAAACTTGTTGGCAAAGACATATCTCATGGCAAAGCTCATTTCAGGAGCTACAAACTCAAATAAATCCTCACCTGGCCCTTTCAGGTCGGCAGGGAACTGGGTTTCTTCCAGCTTAGCGATCGCGCTGGCAATCCTGCCAATATTGGTCCGGTCCTTTGGCTGTGAAGAATGGCCGCCGCTTCCTTCAATTGAAAGCTCTGCTGTCGCTGACCCTTTCTCGGAAACCCCAACAACACCGACGGGCTGCTCGACACCCGGAACCATGTTTTCGACGATGGCTCCTCCTTCATCTAAAACGAAGTCAAACTTGACGCCTCTTTCTTTAAGTGAACTCACAATCTTGCTGGCACCCTCATCACCGCCGATTTCTTCATCATGCCCGAACATTAGATAGATGTCTCGTGAAGGCTGATAACCTTCTGTAAGCATGTGTTCTGCAGCTTCAAGAATCCCAATCACACCAACTTTGTCATCCAGTGTACCGCGACCCCAAATCTTTCCGTCTGCGACAGCCCCGCTAAAAGGGTCTTGTTCCCAGTTTTCTTCCGTGCCTTCAAGGACGGGTACAACATCGTAATGGCTTGTCAAACCAATAGGATTTTTCGTGGAGTCTGTTCCATTCCATTTATACACAAGCGCATAGCCATTCACTTTTTCAAGCTCCAGCTCTTTATGTACCATAGGAAAGCTCTTTTCTAAAAAGGAAATGAAGCGGTCGAATTCCATCATGTCCATTTTGCTGCGGTCCTGATAGGAAATCGTTTTAAATTGAACCGCTTTTGAAAGGGTATTGATCGCATGGTCTTCTTTAATAGTGCCATTAAAGTGTTTAGGTGAGGGCTGTCGGGATTCCAAGGTGAGGGTATTGATCATGGTGGCAACGATAAATATAAGAAGCAGGCTGCTAATTATTATTAAGAAAAGCTTTAGTTTGTTCATAGATTATTAGAGAACCTCCATTCATTTTTTCAAAAAAAGCCCCCGGTTTCCCAGAGGCCGTTGTTTAGGCAATTTCAGGTGCTTGAGGCTGAGCTTCAGGTTCTGGAACAAAAGCCAGAATGATCATGCCAATAACAAAAAGGATCACGAGGCTGAAAACGCCCATGCTCGAATTCCCTGTAAGCTGTGCTGTAAGACCGACCATAAGAGGCCCCATGATTGAAGCGAATTTACCGAAGATGTTATAGAATCCGAAAAACTCATTCGCATTCGCTTTAGGCACCAATTTTGCAAAATAAGATCGGCTTAATGCCTGAATACCGCCCTGGGACGTAGCAACAAGCATTGCCAGGATCCAGAAGTCCGTCGTTGTTTCCAGGAAGTAAGCGTAAATACAAACAAAGATATAAACAATAATTCCGACATAAAGCATTTTTTTACCGGTAAAACGCTCGGATAATTTTCCGAATAAAATTGCGAACGGCCAGGCGACGACCTGGGTGGCAAAAAGGATGATTAATAGGTTAGTAGAGCTGATCCCTAAATCGGTTCCATAGGCTGTAGACATCGTGATGATTGTTCCTACACCGTCAATGTAAAAGAAATAAGCTAATAAGAATAGAAATAATGCCCTATATTTTCGGATTTCCTTAAAGGTTTTTCCTAGACGTCTAAAGCTTTGGAGAACCAATTGCGGTTCGCGCTCAATGAAATGCTTTTGATGTACATTTTTAAACATGGGGATGGAGAAAAGTCCCCACCAAATGGCGGTAATGATAAAAGCTGTCTGGCTGGCTAAGGTCATTGAAATTGGCAGGACCTTTGTCTGGGCTAAAATAATGATTGCGATACTGATGATGAATGGAATCGTACTCCCGATGTAGCCCATCCCGTATCCGCGCGCTGAAACTCTGTCCATGCGTTCATCCGTTGTCACATCAACGATGAAGGCATCGTAGAAAACGTTGGAGCCTGTCGATCCGAGCACGGCAAGGGTGTAGACGACAAGCAGCATCAGCCAGTTACCGCTCGGCACGAAAGCAAGACCCGCTGTAAAAGTGATTCCAAGAGTAAAGAATATCGTGAAGAAACGCTTTTTCATGCCTTGATAATCCGCAATGGTTCCAAGTATCGGCCCGATCAATGCCAGAATGAAGGTGGCGATGGCAATTGTGTAACCCAAATAGGCGGTCGAATTTGACAGGCTCACGCCAGCATCGGTTGCAGAAGCTTTATAAAAGAGCGGGAATACAGCCGTCGAAATGATAATCGAATAAGCCGAGCTGGCCCAGTCATAACGAATCCAGCTGCTCTCTTCCTTCGTAAAACCTTTCATCATTTTGCCCCCAATAAGATTGTATTTTTGTCTATTAAGTTGAACCATACATACTCAAAGTTTAAAAAAGTGTCTCAAGCGGTAATAAAATTGCTGCAACCGGGGATAAAAGCGTCCCAACCGGTAAAAAAACTTCTCTGAACCTGAAATAAAGCTTTCCCAATAGTGTATAACTGTCTTAACCGGTAAAATAACTCTTCCAACTGGTAATATAATTCGCTTCGAGCCCTCCAAAGACCTTCTTTCCTAGTTCTAAATATCCAAAATCCCTTCAATGATGGAGCCATCTGTATCTCCCAAGTCAAGACCCAGCAGGCGGGCAAAGGTTGGACCTTCGTCTACGAGGTGCATTGACTTGATGGAGATTCCTGGACGAATGCCTTTTCCAGCTGCGAAGAAAACGGTGTGATATCCCTCTTTTTCAGGGGAGTATCCATGGCAGGCAAAGGTGTATTTTTTAGTCCTGGCATCCTGTTCGGTTACTTCTTCGATGTAGTCACCTTCAATTGCATCGCTAAAATAAAATCCTCTAGCGGCTTCCAGCATCCTGAAGGCAGTTCCGTCAGCTCCTTTTGCGTTAGCCTCGGAACCAGTGATGGCTGCTTCAATACCGTTGCTGCCGTCCTTTAAAAGCTCAACTAAGATATTTGTAACGGTATTTTTAGTGGCATCATCTTTTTGACCTTTTAGATAGACATAGGCTGATCCGTCACAACTCTTGCAATAGGCTTTCCAGTCGGTTACTTTACCTGAAGCATTGGTTTGGATAAGTCCTCGTTCTTTAAATAATACGTTTAATTTCACCACTTTAGACTCATCAAGTGCACTGTGATCACCAAGAATGGCAACCGTTGTATTCTCAGCAATGCCTGCTTCTTTGAGTGCTTCCATGATTCTTCCAAGTCTCTTGTCATGGCGGTGAAGTGCGGCCAGTGCTTCTTCTGATGAAAAACCGTGCATATGGCGCTGGGAGTCCAGATCGACAAAATGAATCAACATCAATTCTGGCTTCCTCGTTTTGATGGTTTCCACTGTTGATTCAAGAACGAAGTCGTCGAGCTCCGGCTGGCTCAATCCATTTCTGATATGACCGAATTTAGCGTTCATTTCGAGCTGGTATCGAGGACTCCCATTGGAAAGCGAAACGGGAATCTGATGATGCCAGGGCCTGTTCGCAAAAATTTCTGGCATATTGTAATCGATATCGGCTTTTGCCGTCACCGGCCATAATAATGCTGCGGTTTTCATGCCCGCCTTTTTTGCCTCATCATAAAGGGTTGTCCCTTTTATATGGCGGCGGTGCCAGTACCAGTCTGGTGAAATTCTGCCAGGCTGGATAAATGTATTGTTGACAATACCGTGCCGATTAGGGAAATTACCCGTCACGATAGTCGCATGGCAAGGGTATGTAACAGAAGGATAGATCGTTTCTACCTGTGTACAGAAAGAACTATTCTCTATAAAAGCCTTAAAATTTGGCAGCTCCCTGAGCAATGGAACATCATGCTCAGAAAGACAGTCAAAAGATATGACTATTAAGTGGTCTGTCAATCGTGTCATAATAGCCTCCAAGTGTTGTTTATATAATAAATATAGCAGAATATTTTGGGAAAAATAATCAAGTTTGCCATTTTCCTTAGGAAGGATTTACTGAGCCATTAAAGAAGTAATTAAGTATCTGAAAAACTGGAGGCAGATTAAGATGGATTTAATCGACAAAGCATTGCAAATTGCTTCAATGGCACATGAGGGACAATATCGCAAAAATACAATAATACCGTATATTGCTCACCCGGTGGCAGTAGGGATGATTTTACAAAAAGCGGGATACCGCAAAGAAGTGGTTGCAGCCGGAATCCTGCATGACACAGTTGAAGACACCGATTTAACAATGGAAGATATAGAGCAGGAGTTTGGAAAAGAAATCGCAACAATCGTTGAAGGGTGCTCTGAGCCAGACAAGTCTCTTTCCTGGGAAGAACGCAAAGAGCACACAATTGAGTTTTTGAAAACTGCATCCGAAGAAATCCGCGTGGTAGCTTGTGCGGACAAATTACATAATGTCAGGTCAATTCACCAGGACGTCGAAGAATCCGGCGAGGAAGTCTGGAAAAGATTCAGACGCGGAAAAAAGCAACAGGAATGGTATTACAGGAATGTTGTGGAAAGCCTTGGCTATGCCACGAAGTTTCCGCTGCTGGCAAAACTTGAAAAGGAAATAGATCGTTTATTTGAAAAAGAAGAAATCAACTACAACGAATCCGACTTTTCGATAACAGAAGACGCTGGCTTGGACAAGGATGACATTCTGGACAGGAAACATCCTAACCGGAAATAAGACTACAGTTGTGCTGCCATATGGGGAAGGTACGGAGATAATCTAATGGTTTTTTAAAAGAAGAATTTAGGAGGGAGAAAATTTGAAATCACCACTTTATAATAAAATAAACAATGTTTTTATCCATGTGAGCAATTTGAAACAATCCGCAGAATGGTATTCGAACTTGCTGGGGATACCATTTGATGGCCAAAAGATAAAATCACCAGTCCATAACATTCCTGTTACATCTGAAACAGGATTGACCTTGGACGATCACACCTTTGACCCAGGCTTTAATTTAAAGCCCTCCGGCCATGTGTTGTTTAATTTTCTTGTAGATGATGTTGATGAAGCCTATGACTTTGTAAAATCAAATGGAATTATAATAACTAAAGAAATTGAGCGGATTGGCGATTTTGCCTACTTCAATTTCCAGGATCCGGACGGGAATGTATTAATGATTTGTAACTGTTAAGCGGTATTGGTGACCTAAAAACGGTGGAATTCAATTTTAAGGTAACCAACAGGCGGTATTGGTGACCTAAAAATGCAGAGATTATAATTAAAGGGAACCAATAAGCATCATTGGTGACCTAAAAGAGCCAAAACTAAAATGATAGGTAACCAATAATCTGAGGTCAAGGTTCAACTACCCATAAATGGTTTTTATTTCCGGGATTTACCCGTATCATCCCTGGGTAAAGAAAGGTAATTCTTAAGAAGGGGTGATAAAGATGAAGACGAATGTGAAAATGTCAAAAGAAGAGCTATTTAATCAAATCCAGAATAGTGATGGCAACTTAAGAATTTCGTCTGTGTCCTCAGTTGAAGAAGGGGAAGAAGTAATCGCCCTGGCTAAACACCTTGAACTTGAAGGTAAAATCGTACTATTAGAATACTGTTTGGATAAGAAGCCATTGGCTGTTTCCTTGAAAACAAAAAAACCTGACTAAGAATATAAATTCAATTGGCGAGCCGCTTTTATAAGCGGTTCGCCTTTTTATTTGTGATAAAAATAGGTAAAAGGAATCAAAAAAAACAAAGAAATCGTTTTCTTTCTAAAATTATAAAATTTACAATTGACTGAATATTATATCTATATTATTATCGTACCTAATACTTTTTTCTTTCGCAAAGCGAAGCGTTTAAGTGAAAAAGAAAATGGGGGGATTCATGATGTCACAGATGTTAGCTTTAGTTATTGTGGTTTTCATTTTATTAGTGGGGGATTTAGTTGCTGTAAGGACGAAGGCATGGATTCCTTCCATGTTCGTTTCAGCTGTATTGTTCCTGATTGGGTATTGGACGTTTTTCCCGAAAGAAATTGTAGCACTTGCTGGTGTGCCATCAGCAGTTGCTGTCATGATGATGTATTTATTAATAACGAATATGGGTACATTGCTATCTATCCAAGAATTGAAAAACCAATGGAAAACAATTGTCATTGCGCTATCAGGTATTTTAGGAATAGTAGCTGTACTATTGAGTGTCGGTACTCTCATTTTTGGATTCCAGACAATGGTTGTTGCCGTACCGCCTTTGGTTGGTGGAGTCGTTTCCGCTTTGATCATGTCTGAAGGTGCAAAGGAAGCGGGTCTTGCAACACTGTCGGTATTCGCTATTGTTATTTATGTGATGCAGGGTTTTGCGGGTTACCCATTAACATCACTCGTTCTGAAAAAAGAAGGCAAGAAACTTTTAAAGCAATATCGAGAGGGCAGCCTTGCTGCAAATGAAGTGGCTGCAACTGTAGAAGCTGCCGCGCCACCTGTTGAATTAAAGCTTTTTAAAAACCTGCCAGAAAAATATAATACTGAATTCTTTAAGTTTTTCAGGCTGTCACTGGTCGCTTATCTGGCTTACCTAACATCAACTCTTCTGGCTCCAGTCGTATCTGTAAGCCCGTTCGTACTTGCACTATTATTTGGTGTTATCGCGACAAGCGTAGGCTTCCTGGAAAAGCAGGCCCTGCAAAAGGCCAATGGATTTGGGATCGCAATTCTCGTTTTGATGTTATTCATTTTCGATGGGTTGAAGCAGGCTACACCAGGAATGCTTGTAGAAATCATTGTTCCACTAATTAGTGCGATTGTCCTTGGAATCACGGGAATGTACATCTTCTCATTTGTTGTTGGCAAAATTTTAAAGGTAAGCAAGGAAATGGCCTTTGCTGTATCACTGACGGCGCTTTACGGTTTCCCGGCAGATTATATCATCACCAATGAAGTGATCAATTCTTTAACAGAGGACGAAAAAGAAAGAGAAGCGCTGACCAGTCATATGCTACCACCAATGCTTGTGGGTGGGTTCGTGACCGTCACAATTGTTTCGGTCGTACTCGCCGGTATCTTTGTCGGATTCTTGTAAGAAAAGAGGGGAATAAGATTGCTAGATTTAAAGGAACGCATTGAACAGCATATCGCTCAAATTAGTGAGTACACAGCGACTCCCGGAAAAGGGACGACAAGGCTGACCTACAGCCAGGAGGATTTAAAGACCCGCAATTATATAAAAGGAAAAATGAGTGAGTATGGGCTGCAGGTTAGAGAAGACGGCTTCGGCAATATTTTTGGCAAACTGAAAGGTAGCTTGAAAGACGCACCGAGCGTGATGGTCGGGTCGCATTTTGACTCCGTCCCTCACGGCGGCTCCTATGATGGACCTGCTGGAGTTGTTGCCGCTCTAGAGGTAGCAGGGCTCTTTGCTAAAAATAACTTGAGCCCCAAGTATCCTCTCGAAGTCGTTGCCATGGTAGAAGAAGAAGGCGCAAGGTTTGGCGGAGGGCTGATGGGATCCCGAGGGATGGTCGGTTTGCTGAGTGAAGAGGATTTTAATAATCTGAGAGACTCAAACGGTGTTTCCACAGTGGAAGCAATGGCTGAAATTGGGCTTGACTCATCACTTCCGAAAAAAAGAGATCCGAAAACGATGAAGGCTTTCCTCGAGTTACATATTGAACAAGGTCCTATTTTAGAAGAAAAAGAGATTCCGATTGGAGTTGTCGAGGCGATTGTTGGACTGACTCAGCTGGAAGTCACTGTAAAAGGGCAGGCAGGGCACGCAGGTACCACCCCGATGGACCGCCGGGCAGATGCTCTGGTAGCCGCAGCGAATATAATCGCTCGCTTACCAGATCTTGCTGCAGAGGAAGGAACAGGAACGGTCATTACCACCGGTCGCTTAAATGTTTACCCGAATGGGGCGAATGTCATTCCTGATCAGGTAGTTTTCTCGGTTGATATTCGCTCAGGAAAGGAAGAACACGTCCTGAATGTCATCGAGAAAACAAAGAATCTAGTTCATTTTTTTAGTAAAAATGGAATCGAAACAACGATTGATCAGCTTTTATATATCCAGCCGAAAGAACTGAATCAAGGTATCCGCTCTCTTTTAAAAGAGAAAAGCGAAGTGTTGGAAATCCCGTATTGTTCGATCAATAGCGGAGCCGGTCACGATGCGATGGTTTTATCCGATTACACAGACGTTGGAATGCTGTTCATTCCAAGTAAGGATGGACTAAGTCATTGTCCGGAAGAATGGTCAGATTCAGAAGACATAGCTAAAGCTGTTCAAATTTTTTACGAAACAGCTAAGAGTTTAACGGAGGCGGATTGATGATTAACGAGGGATTAAAAGAAGCTATTAAGGAATACAAGGATGAATTAACAGAGCTGCGCAGGCAGCTTCACAGCGACCCGGAGCTTTCTTGGGAGGAATATAGAACAACCAATTTTGTTTGTGAATATCTAGATCAATTAGGAGTTAGGTATAGAAGAACAGAACCAACAGGTGTGATTGCTGAAATCAAGGGCGGCAAGCCAGGCAAGACTGTCGCCTTGAGGGGGGATATGGATGCTCTTTCCGTCGAGGAACTAAACAAGGACCTGCCTTACGCTTCAAACGACGAGGGGAAAATGCATGCTTGCGGGCATGATGCCCATACTGCCATGCTGATGGTCGCGGCGAAGGCATTAAATGAAATCAAGGAAGAGCTGCCAGGAAATGTTCGCTTATTGTTCCAGCCAGCTGAAGAAGTAGCAGAAGGGGCCAGAGCTCTGGTAAAACAGGGAGCTGTTGAAGGAGTTGATAACGTATTTGGCATCCACATCTGGTCGCAAATGCCGACGCATAAGGTGAGCTGCACTCCCGGACCATCCTTTGCCTCGGCTGATTTGTTCAAGGTCACTTTTAAAGGAAAAGGCGGTCACGGAGCGATTCCCCAGGATTGTA is from Mesobacillus boroniphilus and encodes:
- a CDS encoding sensor domain-containing diguanylate cyclase; this translates as MKINLRTYVALTFGVIIIALAMLLSITISKHSGDIIKREIGNSLSTTAFHMADKLDSFMWSRIGEVEVLSQIDDIKNAGNIGNAQILLDQLKASVPVFSWIGLTDEDGEVLAATDKILVGSDISKRPVYLEGKKGLFIGDVHNAVLLANLLPNPTGEPIQFVDISKPIVDENGNLTGILAAHLSWEWSKQMQDEIVEPLKDELTGAEIFIVSKSDDTVLLGPKNMIGMPLKINSLQNARKGENSWLVEKWPDGKNYLSGFAIGDGYNDYDGLGWTVIVRIPEENAFAPVESLKSYILKLGTMAAIFFALIGWVLAGFITNPLRKISKAAHSLRLGDKVHIPYIKGIKDLEVLSGSLGELVDSLVITESNLGKMETLAHNDLLTGLGNRVALDHFIKEAVFAKNQLSFLYLDLDGFKNVNDLYGHHTGDELLKEVAFRLIESIRKEDKIFRLGGDEFLVIVEVANDTPELFISKIANKLIQNVNKPYDMVDTEIYVGCSIGIANWPAHDQDPFTVISYADEALYTSKRSGKNKFTFHHDKTMNKMPGA
- a CDS encoding M20 family peptidase, whose product is MNKLKLFLIIISSLLLIFIVATMINTLTLESRQPSPKHFNGTIKEDHAINTLSKAVQFKTISYQDRSKMDMMEFDRFISFLEKSFPMVHKELELEKVNGYALVYKWNGTDSTKNPIGLTSHYDVVPVLEGTEENWEQDPFSGAVADGKIWGRGTLDDKVGVIGILEAAEHMLTEGYQPSRDIYLMFGHDEEIGGDEGASKIVSSLKERGVKFDFVLDEGGAIVENMVPGVEQPVGVVGVSEKGSATAELSIEGSGGHSSQPKDRTNIGRIASAIAKLEETQFPADLKGPGEDLFEFVAPEMSFAMRYVFANKFIFEPIIEKILLQQPASAALIRTTIAPTIFHAGEQYNALPEKASAIINLRLMPGDSLEEVKEFIEETIDDDAIKVTIEGSEASGVSNVDSWHFRSIQQSAKNVYDEAVIAPYLMFAGSDAKHYDSIAENTYRFLPVQLTSEDLNRMHGTNEHISIDNYLNAISFYMEVIKEVDRKVDSKD
- a CDS encoding MFS transporter, coding for MMKGFTKEESSWIRYDWASSAYSIIISTAVFPLFYKASATDAGVSLSNSTAYLGYTIAIATFILALIGPILGTIADYQGMKKRFFTIFFTLGITFTAGLAFVPSGNWLMLLVVYTLAVLGSTGSNVFYDAFIVDVTTDERMDRVSARGYGMGYIGSTIPFIISIAIIILAQTKVLPISMTLASQTAFIITAIWWGLFSIPMFKNVHQKHFIEREPQLVLQSFRRLGKTFKEIRKYRALFLFLLAYFFYIDGVGTIITMSTAYGTDLGISSTNLLIILFATQVVAWPFAILFGKLSERFTGKKMLYVGIIVYIFVCIYAYFLETTTDFWILAMLVATSQGGIQALSRSYFAKLVPKANANEFFGFYNIFGKFASIMGPLMVGLTAQLTGNSSMGVFSLVILFVIGMIILAFVPEPEAQPQAPEIA
- a CDS encoding ectonucleotide pyrophosphatase/phosphodiesterase; the protein is MTRLTDHLIVISFDCLSEHDVPLLRELPNFKAFIENSSFCTQVETIYPSVTYPCHATIVTGNFPNRHGIVNNTFIQPGRISPDWYWHRRHIKGTTLYDEAKKAGMKTAALLWPVTAKADIDYNMPEIFANRPWHHQIPVSLSNGSPRYQLEMNAKFGHIRNGLSQPELDDFVLESTVETIKTRKPELMLIHFVDLDSQRHMHGFSSEEALAALHRHDKRLGRIMEALKEAGIAENTTVAILGDHSALDESKVVKLNVLFKERGLIQTNASGKVTDWKAYCKSCDGSAYVYLKGQKDDATKNTVTNILVELLKDGSNGIEAAITGSEANAKGADGTAFRMLEAARGFYFSDAIEGDYIEEVTEQDARTKKYTFACHGYSPEKEGYHTVFFAAGKGIRPGISIKSMHLVDEGPTFARLLGLDLGDTDGSIIEGILDI